Proteins encoded by one window of Candidatus Zixiibacteriota bacterium:
- a CDS encoding aldolase/citrate lyase family protein: MPDIPRLNGVIKALEEGRVAFVGFTPVDIESATAMASSSFDGIAFEMEHAPLDLPGLRHALQAMLDRRQIVERGTLAPKVTPLVRIPPNGGEMNQWVAKQVLDIGVYGIIFPHVSTVEEAWNAVRSCRYPRLPGAPLYDPPGIRGDAPARAARYWGLTQQEYYSRADVWPLAANGEILVIIQCEDTRAIENLPRILKEVPGIGVVLIGEGDLSQELGHPRDYEHPVVAEAIDTILRICKEHNVPCGHPHPDAKNIERLIASGYRFLMPSAQRSFAVLEQGRKLAGR, encoded by the coding sequence ATGCCAGACATACCGCGCCTCAACGGCGTAATCAAAGCCCTCGAGGAGGGCAGGGTCGCCTTCGTCGGATTCACCCCCGTCGATATCGAGAGCGCCACCGCCATGGCCTCTTCTTCCTTCGACGGCATCGCGTTCGAGATGGAGCACGCGCCGCTCGACCTTCCCGGCCTGCGCCACGCCCTTCAGGCGATGCTCGACCGCCGGCAGATCGTCGAGCGCGGCACGCTCGCGCCCAAAGTCACGCCGCTCGTGCGCATTCCCCCCAACGGCGGAGAGATGAACCAGTGGGTCGCCAAGCAGGTTCTCGACATCGGCGTCTACGGCATTATTTTCCCTCACGTGAGCACGGTCGAGGAGGCCTGGAACGCGGTGCGCTCGTGTCGTTATCCGCGGCTCCCCGGCGCGCCGCTCTACGACCCCCCGGGGATCCGCGGGGACGCGCCGGCGCGAGCGGCCCGCTACTGGGGACTTACGCAACAGGAGTACTACAGCCGCGCTGACGTCTGGCCGCTGGCGGCGAACGGAGAAATCCTCGTCATCATTCAGTGCGAGGACACCCGCGCGATCGAGAACCTGCCCCGGATCCTGAAGGAAGTTCCCGGGATCGGAGTGGTCTTGATCGGCGAAGGGGACCTCAGCCAGGAGCTGGGCCACCCCCGGGACTACGAGCACCCGGTGGTCGCGGAGGCGATCGACACCATCCTGCGGATCTGCAAGGAGCACAACGTGCCGTGCGGCCACCCGCACCCCGATGCAAAGAACATCGAGCGGCTGATCGCGAGCGGGTATCGCTTCTTGATGCCGTCCGCCCAGCGATCGTTCGCGGTGCTGGAGCAGGGGAGAAAGCTGGCGGGGCGATGA
- a CDS encoding D-2-hydroxyacid dehydrogenase family protein, with protein MKIVVLDDYQNAFRTLRCYAKLAAHDVTVFNDTEKDPARLAQRLADADAVILTQQRSAFPRAVVERLTRLKLVSQTGRNVSHIDLAACTERGIVVSAGGAGNPSATAELTWALILAALRHLPYEINRLKQGHWQSTLGSAVHNRVLGIYAFGRIGSLVANVGRAFGARVVCWGREGSTARARSAGYEVASSREAFFSEADILSLHIPLNKETRGIVTREDLARMKPTALLVNTSRAGLIAEGALVEALRAGRPGFAAVDVYEDEPVIGGNHPLLSLDNAICTPHLGYVERETYESYYDTVVEQILAFAAGRPIHVANPEVLQRRV; from the coding sequence ATGAAGATCGTGGTGCTCGACGACTATCAGAACGCGTTTCGCACGCTGCGCTGCTACGCCAAGCTCGCCGCCCATGACGTAACGGTCTTCAACGACACGGAAAAAGATCCGGCGCGGCTGGCGCAACGGCTGGCGGATGCCGATGCGGTCATCCTCACCCAGCAGCGCTCCGCTTTTCCCCGGGCGGTCGTCGAGCGCTTGACGAGGCTGAAGCTCGTCAGCCAGACCGGGCGCAACGTCAGCCACATCGATCTCGCGGCGTGCACGGAGCGCGGGATCGTCGTGTCCGCGGGCGGCGCGGGCAACCCGAGCGCAACGGCGGAGCTCACCTGGGCGCTCATTCTCGCCGCGCTGCGTCACCTGCCCTACGAGATCAACCGGCTCAAGCAGGGTCACTGGCAATCGACGCTCGGCTCGGCGGTGCACAACAGAGTGCTCGGTATCTACGCGTTCGGCCGGATCGGGAGCCTGGTCGCGAACGTCGGGCGGGCGTTCGGGGCGCGCGTCGTTTGCTGGGGCCGGGAGGGCTCCACGGCGCGCGCCCGCAGCGCTGGCTACGAGGTGGCGTCGAGCCGGGAAGCGTTTTTCTCCGAGGCCGACATTCTGAGCCTGCACATCCCGCTGAACAAGGAAACGCGCGGCATCGTAACGCGCGAGGACCTTGCAAGAATGAAACCCACGGCGCTCCTCGTCAACACGAGCCGCGCCGGATTGATCGCGGAGGGAGCGCTGGTAGAGGCGCTCAGGGCCGGCCGGCCCGGCTTCGCCGCCGTCGACGTCTACGAGGACGAGCCGGTGATCGGCGGGAACCATCCGTTGCTGAGCCTCGACAACGCGATCTGCACGCCCCATCTCGGCTACGTCGAGAGGGAAACCTACGAGAGCTATTACGACACGGTGGTCGAGCAGATCCTCGCTTTTGCGGCCGGCCGCCCGATCCACGTGGCCAACCCAGAGGTTCTGCAAAGGCGAGTTTGA
- a CDS encoding amidohydrolase family protein: protein MIIDAHTHYTTAPLQLQAYRGRQITDLARPRRARLQISDEELERSMRGQFQRMKECGIDRLLFSPQASAMGHHFGSPLVSRYWTEACNDLIARVARLWPDRISPVCQLPQSPGVSPKEWVDELERCVKELGFVGCNVNPDVGGGREPLTPSLGSEWWYPLWEKMVELDVPCTIHASASLNPAMHLTNAYYIAQHNAAAVEILKSRVLNDFPKLKIVIPHGGGAIPYQWNRQRGLHVREGLEPFEEVARKVYWDMAVYDKESMELLIKRVGVDNVLFATEMFGAVNAIDPKTGRNFEDLVPIFDSIDWLTAEDKRKITEINARKVFSRIPPAAKP from the coding sequence ATGATCATCGACGCCCATACCCACTACACCACGGCACCGTTACAGCTCCAGGCCTACCGGGGCCGGCAGATCACCGACCTCGCCAGGCCGAGGCGCGCCCGGCTCCAGATCAGCGACGAGGAGCTGGAGCGCTCGATGCGCGGCCAGTTCCAGCGCATGAAGGAGTGCGGCATCGACCGGCTGTTGTTTTCTCCTCAGGCGTCCGCCATGGGTCACCACTTCGGCTCCCCGCTGGTGAGCCGCTACTGGACCGAGGCCTGCAACGACCTGATCGCGCGGGTGGCGCGCCTGTGGCCGGACAGGATCTCCCCGGTTTGCCAGCTGCCGCAGTCGCCGGGTGTAAGCCCCAAGGAATGGGTCGACGAGCTGGAGCGCTGCGTCAAGGAGCTCGGATTCGTCGGGTGCAACGTGAACCCTGACGTGGGCGGCGGCCGGGAGCCGCTGACGCCGTCGCTGGGCAGCGAATGGTGGTACCCGCTCTGGGAGAAGATGGTGGAGCTGGACGTGCCGTGCACCATTCACGCGAGCGCCTCTCTCAATCCGGCCATGCACCTGACCAACGCCTACTACATCGCCCAGCACAACGCGGCCGCTGTCGAAATCCTGAAATCGCGCGTGCTCAACGACTTCCCCAAGCTCAAGATCGTCATCCCGCACGGCGGCGGGGCGATTCCATACCAGTGGAACCGCCAGCGCGGCCTGCACGTGCGCGAAGGGCTGGAGCCGTTCGAGGAAGTCGCGCGGAAGGTTTACTGGGACATGGCGGTCTATGACAAGGAATCGATGGAGCTGCTGATCAAGCGGGTCGGCGTCGACAACGTGCTGTTCGCCACCGAGATGTTCGGCGCCGTCAACGCCATCGATCCGAAGACGGGGCGCAATTTCGAGGATCTCGTGCCGATCTTCGACTCGATCGACTGGCTCACCGCCGAAGACAAGCGCAAGATCACCGAGATCAACGCCCGGAAGGTGTTCTCGCGCATCCCGCCGGCGGCGAAACCCTGA
- a CDS encoding substrate-binding domain-containing protein has product MADSISVLSAGAVAPGLMPVLDGFRRAAGCAVAVSFATAPAIAARIAAGEAPDVVIAPESVLDRLAQSGTTAGDARATLGRIGVGLMVRAGAPLPKIATAEELRGSLLAAESIVYNRASTGIYLEQLFERWGIKAVLDPKITRYPDAAAVIAHVADGTGREIGFGATTVIVEAAGRGLSFVGPLPEEIQNYTRYDAAVLAASRQQARARDLVRHLASQKARTAFAAAGIH; this is encoded by the coding sequence ATGGCGGACTCGATTTCCGTGCTCAGCGCCGGCGCCGTCGCCCCCGGCCTGATGCCCGTCCTCGACGGGTTCCGGCGGGCGGCCGGCTGCGCGGTTGCCGTCTCCTTTGCAACCGCGCCGGCGATCGCCGCCCGGATTGCAGCGGGCGAAGCGCCCGACGTGGTGATCGCGCCCGAGTCGGTGCTCGACCGGCTGGCGCAAAGCGGCACGACTGCGGGAGACGCACGCGCGACGCTCGGGCGAATCGGCGTCGGCTTGATGGTGCGGGCGGGCGCTCCGTTGCCGAAGATCGCCACCGCCGAAGAGCTCAGGGGATCCCTGCTCGCCGCCGAGTCGATCGTTTACAACCGGGCTTCCACCGGGATCTACCTCGAGCAACTCTTCGAGCGCTGGGGAATCAAGGCGGTGCTGGACCCCAAGATCACGCGCTATCCCGACGCGGCCGCGGTCATCGCCCACGTGGCGGACGGCACGGGAAGGGAGATCGGTTTCGGGGCGACCACGGTGATCGTCGAAGCCGCCGGCCGCGGCCTCAGCTTTGTCGGCCCTCTGCCGGAAGAAATCCAGAACTACACGCGCTACGACGCCGCCGTCTTGGCCGCCAGCCGGCAACAGGCACGCGCGCGCGACCTCGTTCGGCACCTCGCGAGCCAGAAAGCCAGAACGGCTTTCGCCGCCGCCGGTATCCATTAG
- a CDS encoding ACT domain-containing protein gives MTDKEHLILTAIGPDRVGLVQTISEFIDRHGCNIEDSKMAVFCGEFAVILLISGRGADLLKVANHYRELEIQTGLTLAIKTPAARKPTEPLLPYRLTASSLDHPGIVHRISAVLSSLGVNIESMETKTYAAPVSGTPIFRLEASISVPSSTSVNVLRERFADLQREENIDIELSLR, from the coding sequence ATGACCGATAAGGAGCATCTCATCCTCACCGCTATCGGTCCCGATCGGGTCGGGCTGGTGCAGACAATCTCCGAGTTCATCGACCGCCACGGCTGCAATATCGAGGACAGCAAGATGGCGGTTTTCTGCGGCGAGTTCGCCGTGATCCTCTTGATCAGCGGCAGAGGCGCCGACCTTCTGAAAGTCGCGAATCACTATCGCGAGCTGGAAATCCAAACCGGGTTGACCCTTGCAATCAAGACTCCAGCGGCTCGAAAGCCCACCGAGCCTCTTCTACCCTATCGGCTCACGGCCTCCAGCCTGGACCACCCGGGGATCGTGCATCGAATCAGCGCCGTTCTGAGCAGCCTGGGCGTTAACATCGAGTCGATGGAGACCAAGACCTACGCCGCTCCCGTCAGCGGCACACCGATCTTCCGCCTGGAGGCGAGCATCTCCGTGCCGTCGAGTACCAGCGTCAACGTTCTCCGCGAGCGCTTCGCCGACCTCCAGCGCGAAGAAAATATCGACATCGAGCTTTCCTTGCGATGA
- a CDS encoding alpha/beta fold hydrolase, which produces MEAKRAARMLFFLLVFVLLFLPLWGFYVSVRPPKLVSRITPENLGLAYEAVSFTTEDGVELSGWFIPATGGKTNKTVIGLHGYPADKGNILPVLAFLAARYNLMLFDFRYLGASGGRYTTIGARETRDLAAAVAFLRSRGITEVGVWGFSMGGAVALMAAPDLPEIRAVVSESSYARLDLLAPVLFRIPLLRYPLGWLTGLWARVLLGIDLAKVSPMESARRLRVPALILHSRNDHVIPFEHALLLKEALKENPRAEFWFADDLFHGQVGPDYERRIAGFFEASL; this is translated from the coding sequence ATGGAAGCGAAGCGCGCCGCAAGAATGTTGTTCTTTCTCCTGGTCTTCGTTTTGCTCTTTCTCCCGCTCTGGGGCTTCTACGTTTCGGTGCGGCCGCCGAAGCTCGTCTCCAGGATCACGCCGGAAAACCTGGGGCTTGCCTACGAGGCCGTTTCCTTCACAACCGAGGACGGCGTCGAGCTGAGCGGGTGGTTCATCCCCGCGACCGGAGGCAAAACGAACAAGACCGTGATCGGCCTTCACGGCTATCCGGCCGACAAGGGAAACATCCTGCCGGTTCTCGCTTTCCTGGCCGCGCGCTACAACCTGATGTTGTTCGACTTTCGCTACCTGGGGGCCAGCGGAGGGCGGTATACCACGATCGGCGCCAGAGAGACCAGGGATCTCGCGGCGGCGGTGGCGTTTCTCCGCTCCCGGGGAATCACCGAGGTCGGTGTCTGGGGCTTTTCGATGGGAGGGGCGGTGGCCCTCATGGCTGCTCCCGATCTGCCCGAGATACGAGCGGTGGTCTCGGAATCGAGCTATGCTCGGCTCGATCTTCTGGCGCCGGTGCTCTTTCGCATTCCGCTTCTCAGATACCCGCTCGGCTGGCTGACCGGGCTCTGGGCGCGGGTGCTGCTCGGGATCGATCTGGCGAAAGTTTCGCCCATGGAAAGCGCGCGGCGGCTCCGAGTTCCGGCCCTGATCCTTCATTCACGAAACGATCACGTCATTCCCTTCGAGCACGCCCTGCTTCTCAAGGAAGCCTTGAAGGAAAATCCGAGGGCCGAGTTCTGGTTCGCGGACGATCTCTTTCACGGCCAGGTGGGCCCGGACTATGAACGGCGCATCGCCGGCTTCTTCGAAGCGAGCTTGTGA
- a CDS encoding iron-containing redox enzyme family protein, translating to MIDSLHREIIGPGVAQLMSTRFFSELREGKLSRKRLQGFALQHYLSNHAINKGLAFCMVRNANHQPVYDQFVELFVEETSHPGLMKRFGEAIGLRGEDFDDAVMIFECVAHTGAIIRGMFLGTLAEARAGALVNETMVRRYSEVFDAALERHYGLDARARAFFTVHARVDEHHTAMAAEVIARHARTPRDHELVRAAARNMVRFKIAKFDGIYDAYG from the coding sequence TTGATCGATTCTTTGCACCGCGAGATCATCGGTCCGGGCGTGGCGCAGTTGATGAGCACCCGGTTTTTCAGCGAGCTGAGAGAGGGAAAGCTGTCGCGAAAACGCCTGCAGGGCTTCGCCCTCCAGCACTACCTTTCGAACCACGCGATCAACAAGGGCCTTGCCTTTTGCATGGTGCGAAACGCCAACCACCAACCGGTGTACGACCAGTTCGTGGAGCTGTTCGTCGAGGAAACCTCCCATCCCGGGCTCATGAAGCGCTTCGGCGAAGCGATCGGGTTGCGCGGGGAGGACTTCGACGACGCCGTCATGATTTTCGAATGCGTGGCCCATACAGGGGCGATCATTCGGGGCATGTTCCTCGGCACCCTGGCCGAAGCGCGCGCGGGCGCGCTGGTGAACGAGACCATGGTGCGCCGCTACTCGGAGGTGTTCGACGCCGCGCTCGAGCGGCACTACGGGTTGGACGCCCGGGCGCGGGCCTTCTTCACGGTTCATGCCAGGGTCGACGAGCATCATACCGCGATGGCGGCGGAGGTCATCGCCCGCCATGCGCGCACCCCGCGCGATCACGAGCTCGTGCGCGCCGCCGCCCGCAACATGGTGCGCTTCAAGATCGCCAAGTTCGACGGGATTTACGACGCCTACGGCTGA
- a CDS encoding SMP-30/gluconolactonase/LRE family protein, translated as MRTLLLVLVMGLQACAAMRTGRSEVSILVDLDPARADRSVIVEAITADKAGRLYLPDRVSGNVLRIDPEAPRPVVVGRIEPREIKGKKVGADAGGLAFNGQGDLLIAAGGFSEVLRIRASELDPGKPGRAETFATGVPGANAVALDRRGNLYVSGGRAGKIYRVGPGGGAAQPIVQIPPHSRKVPGGGVQPIVENGLAFDANGVLHVADTARGAIWKVPISADGAVGKPVMLAQSPLLEGADGIEFDARGTLWVAANERNAIATVAPDGSVREVWKNDSRGPLEFPSGIVFVGGTAYVSNFDVPRRDNLDSSGKTALDGIGASVAMIVP; from the coding sequence ATGAGAACGTTGCTTCTGGTCCTCGTGATGGGGCTTCAGGCTTGCGCGGCGATGCGGACGGGGCGGTCGGAGGTCTCGATCCTGGTCGATCTCGACCCTGCCCGCGCCGACCGCAGCGTGATTGTCGAGGCCATCACCGCCGACAAGGCGGGCAGGCTCTATCTTCCGGACCGCGTGAGCGGCAATGTTCTTCGGATCGACCCGGAAGCTCCCAGGCCGGTTGTCGTCGGGCGTATCGAGCCGCGCGAGATCAAAGGGAAAAAAGTCGGCGCCGACGCGGGCGGCCTCGCGTTCAATGGGCAGGGCGATCTGTTGATCGCCGCTGGCGGATTTTCCGAGGTCCTGCGCATTCGCGCCTCCGAGCTCGACCCGGGAAAACCGGGACGGGCGGAAACCTTCGCAACCGGCGTCCCGGGGGCGAACGCCGTGGCGCTCGACCGGCGGGGCAACCTCTACGTTTCGGGCGGACGCGCCGGCAAGATCTATCGCGTCGGACCCGGCGGCGGCGCGGCTCAGCCGATCGTGCAGATTCCGCCGCACAGCCGCAAGGTTCCCGGAGGCGGGGTGCAGCCGATCGTCGAGAACGGGCTCGCCTTCGACGCAAACGGCGTGCTCCACGTCGCCGATACCGCCAGGGGCGCCATCTGGAAGGTGCCCATTTCAGCCGACGGCGCCGTCGGGAAACCCGTCATGCTGGCTCAAAGCCCGCTTCTCGAAGGCGCCGACGGGATCGAGTTCGACGCCAGGGGAACGCTCTGGGTCGCCGCCAACGAGCGCAACGCGATCGCGACGGTCGCTCCCGACGGCAGCGTGCGCGAGGTCTGGAAGAACGACAGCAGGGGTCCTCTGGAATTTCCCTCCGGCATCGTCTTCGTCGGCGGAACCGCTTACGTCAGCAACTTCGACGTGCCGAGGCGCGACAATCTCGACTCCAGCGGCAAGACCGCGCTCGACGGCATCGGCGCATCGGTCGCCATGATCGTGCCGTAG